A window from Kwoniella newhampshirensis strain CBS 13917 chromosome 3, whole genome shotgun sequence encodes these proteins:
- a CDS encoding protoheme IX farnesyltransferase yields the protein MATREGLGLARSFVSTVPRIRSSVRQPPRSSLLSSLQSLQSFCSCTGQIPSRIPITSDLFRPRSFPVNIVSNSQISFRHVRFNTNSAHSKRQESSKKSESQSRSQAEETEEESKAPSPIPIHPPAPISPPSATATTTSSSTGKDAKPDASSILKMLSLAKPQWPLLTVGVACLTVSTAVNLSIPWAIGRIIDFFAPGSEATLLFGLPLVQATGALAVLLLIGAAANSGRSITLRLAGQRTVARIRNMTYSKYLAMPPSHIETAGVGDALSRLGQDTSIVGQSLSENLGEGLKAILGAGAGIGAMWLISPTLTVVMLCIIPPIAIGTFFYGRFIRKLSLRTQEAMGGMSKLAEERLSAHRTVTASNTQISERALYAAKVDGVYGLQKKETFANGMFQGANEVAGDLGMIGLLIYGGVLVRRGEISVGDMTSLFIYVNWIEWSLNTLAGFFTGLMKGVGASQRIIGLHAIPSPIPLSVGEHVHELRAGSIELRSVDFAYPSRPDSKVLNGLNLRIDKGERIALVGGSGSGKSSIQLLLLRFYDPTSGKVMFDGQDIRSFVPESWRSRIGVVQQDPILFGGTIEENIAYGHPNATRDDIKRAAQVAHCDFIDKLPQGYETLITKNSLSGGQRQRIAIARALVGNPSVLLMDEATSALDSESERAVNAALNDLFANSDITVILIAHRLSSIASADRVVLLEGGAVVEDGTFNDLISRRHGKFRTMVDGQLAKIAVGEPEAPPPVEDEADPILAPAAATATANAAVSASTTKRPAVSASPFSGQQKRQAHTHAIDRPFFSAQPAPYSPPFRTVYGAANAPVPAMPDLELPQPTAPAAPVSAYRPLTPLTFRRLLGVYAQLSKRNLTILMTLTATTGLALSPLPLSIPLLLNLTVGTLLTSAAANTFNQILEAPIDAQTPRTRVRPIVTRRISPFHAAMFGAVCTVLGGVILWYGCNPTTAALGIGNLILYAAVYTPMKRFSVVNTWVGAVVGAITPLMGWTATGGSLWPTAEQPLLLHTLGSDLPSLPNPLTALTLFCLLFSWQFPHFNALSHMIRPFYALSGYPMLSVLSPRLNALVSLRHAILLVPFTAILGPLSGSVDWSFALTSAIPNYIFVRDAWAFYKQTTEKRAKKLFFVSLWYLPVVLGLMLVHKNVAGWLSSTKKEEQEAELKVREEQGEQRSVELRK from the exons ATGGCAACTCGAGAAGGCTTGGGCCTTGCGAGGTCGTTTGTGTCGACTGTTCCGCGGATACGGTCTTCTGTTCGTCAACCACCTCGGTCGTCTTTGTTGTCGTCACTTCAGTCACTTCAGTCATTCTGCTCCTGCACAGGACAAATACCCTCACGGATACCCATCACCTCTGACCTCTTTCGCCCTCGTTCATTTCCCGTAAATATTGTATCGAATTCGCAAATCAGTTTCCGACATGTCCGATTCAACACCAACTCAGCCCATTCAAAGAGACAAGAATCGTCGAAAAAATCAGAATCTCAATCTAGATCGCAGGCCGAGgagaccgaagaagagtcaAAGGCACCATCACCTATCCCCATCCATCCGCCAGCACCGATCAGCCCGCCCTCTGCTACGGCAACTACGACGTCTTCATCGACCGGAAAAGATGCCAAACCCGATGCCTCTTCCATATTGAAAATGTTATCCCTCGCTAAACCACAATGGCCACTGCTCACGGTTGGTGTTGCTTGTCTCACCGTTTCTACCGCCGTCAACTTATCTATACCATGGGCGATCGGTCGAATCATCGATTTCTTTGCTCCTGGATCGGAAGCTACGTTGTTATTTGGGCTACCGTTAGTACAGGCGACTGGAGCTCTGGCTGTCTTACTGTTGATCGGAGCTGCAGCCAACTCAGGACGGAGCATCACTCTGCGATTAGCTGGCCAAAGAACGGTTGCTAggatcag AAACATGACCTACTCGAAATACCTTGCTATGCCCCCTTCGCACATCGAGACGGCCGGTGTCGGTGATGCTCTATCTCGACTTGGGCAAGATACCTCGATCGTCGGGCAGAGTCTTAGCGAGAATCTTGGTGAAGGTCTCAAGGCTATTCTGGGAGCAGGTGCTGGTATCGGTGCTATGTGGTTGATCTCCCCTACTCTTACGGTCGTCATGCTCTGCATCATCCCTCCAATCGCTATTGGCACGTTCTTCTACGGTCGTTTCATCCGCAAACTCTCACTCCGTACACAGGAAGCTATGGGAGGAATGAGCAAGCttgcagaggagagattgtCAGCTCATCGTACGGTCACTGCTTCCAACACTCAAATCTCGGAGAGGGCGCTGTATGCGGCCAAGGTGGATGGCGTGTATGGACTCcagaagaaagagacaTTTGCAAACGGAATGTTCCAGGGTGCGAATGAAGTCGCCGGAGATCTTGGAATGATCGGCTTGTTGATCTATGGGGGTGTACTGGtcaggagaggagagatatCCGTAGGAGACATGACTTCGCTTTTCATTTACGTCAATTGGATTGAGTGGAGCTTGAACA CTTTGGCCGGCTTCTTCACGGGTTTGATGAAGGGTGTCGGTGCTTCTCAACGGATCATCGGTCTCCATGCTATACCTTCGCCTATTCCACTCTCTGTGGGTGAACACGTGCATGAGTTACGGGCTGGATCAATCGAATTACGGTCTGTGGACTTTGCCtatccatctcgtcctgaCTCCAAGGTCTTGAACGGTTTGAACTTGCGTATCGACAAGGGCGAGCGTATTGCTTTGGT TGGAGGTAGCGGTAGTGGCAAGTCGTCcatccagcttcttctgcttcggtTCTACGACCCTACATCCGGTAAGGTTATGTTTGATGGGCAAGATATTCGCTCTTTTGTCCCCGAGTCGTGGCGATCTCGGATCGGCGTGGTTCAGCAGGATCCCATCCTTTTCGGGGGTACTATTGAGGAGAACATCGCGTACGGGCACCCAAACGCTACACGAGACGACATCAAACGTGCAGCTCAGGTAGCCCATTGTGACTTCATCGATAAACTGCCTCAGGGATACGAAACCCTCA TCACGAAGAACAGTCTGTCAGGTGGCCAACGACAGCGAATTGCCATCGCGCGAGCTCTTGTCGGTAACCCTTCGGTCTTACTCATGGATGAGGCGACTAGCGCCTTAGATTCGGAATCAGAGCGAGCG GTCAATGCCGCTCTCAATGACCTTTTTGCCAACTCCGACATCACTGTCATTCTGATCGCGCATCGACTATCGTCCATCGCATCTGCTGATCGAGTCGTCCTCCTAGAAGGTGGTGCtgtggtggaagatgggacGTTCAACGATTTGATATCACGACGACATGGTAAATTCAGAACCATGGTGGATGGCCAATTAGCCAAGATTGCTGTTGGAGAGCCTGAAGCGCCTCCTCCtgtggaggacgaagcCGATCCAATTCTTGCTCCTGCAGCGGCCACGGCTACAGCCAACGCCGCCGTGTCTGCGTCAACAACGAAGAGGCCCGCTGTATCCGCCTCGCCATTTTCTGGTCAACAAAAGCGACAAGCGCATACTCATGCTATCGACAGACCGTTCTTCTCCGCGCAACCCGCTCCATATTCCCCACCCTTTAGAACCGTGTATGGCGCCGCCAATGCCCCGGTTCCTGCAATGCCCGACCTCGAGCTTCCCCAGCCGACCGCTCCAGCAGCCCCGGTGTCAGCTTACCGACCGCTTACCCCTCTCACATTCAGACGTCTCCTTGGAGTCTACGCCCAACTGTCCAAAAGGAACCTGACAATTCTCATGACCTTGACTGCGACCACcggtctcgctctctccccttTACCGCTATCGATTCCGCTTCTTCTGAACCTCACTGTCGGAACCCTCCTGACTTCCGCTGCCGCGAATACTTTCAACCAGATCCTTGAAGCTCCTATCGACGCGCAAACACCTCGAACACGGGTGAGACCTATTGTAACAAGACGAATCAGCCCTTTCCATGCTGCTATGTTCGGTGCGGTCTGCACAGTACTGGGCGGAGTGATTTTATGGTACGGATGCAATCCCACGACTGCTGCTCTGGGTATCGGAAACCTCATCCTTTACGCTGCGGTGTACACTCCGATGAAACGTTTCTCGGTCGTCAACACTTGGGTAGGAGCAGTCGTTGGTGCTATAACCCCTCTGATGGGCTGGACGGCCACAGGCGGCTCCCTCTGGCCAACAGCCGAACaaccacttcttctccacacACTAGGATCGGACCTACCATCATTGCCGAACCCTCTCACCGCACTCACACTTTTCTGTCTACTGTTCTCGTGGCAATTCCCCCATTTCAATGCGCTATCACATATGATCCGGCCATTCTATGCTCTTTCAGGCTACCCGATGCTCTCGGTCCTGTCACCCAGACTGAATGCGTTGGTGTCTCTAAGACACGCGATTCTTCTTGTCCCTTTCACCGCGATTCTCGGACCGTTATCAGGGAGTGTTGATTGGTCTTTCGCCTTGACGTCGGCCATACCGAATTACATCTTCGTCCGAGACGCTTGGGCGTTTTACAAGCAAACGACGGAGAAAAGAGCGAAGAAATTGTTCTTCGTTTCCTTATGGTATCTACCGGTGGTATTGGGACTGATGTTGGTCCACAAGAATGTGGCGGGCTGGTTGAGCtcgaccaagaaggaggagcaagaGGCGGAGCtgaaggtgagagaggaacaGGGAGAGCAAAGAAGTGTGGAATTACGGAAGTAA